CATTTTCTTCGACGTTTCTGGCCTTTCAATGGGCATAGCAGAGGTAAGCGACTGTGCTTTGCGCGTGTTGGCCACAGTTGTCAGTGTGCCTCTGCCTGGCTATGCGACTATAGATGCTCCAAGCATCGTGATCCATACAAACAAGTTGACCAAGAGCTCCTCTGAGAAGGAGAAAGAAAAGGTTGTAAGGTATCTTACGATCACGTTAATAAAAGCTAAAAAGAGGCAACCATCTTATCAATTGTTACGAAGCGATAACCCTTGGAGCGGAGCGTCTCGATGATCACGGGCAAGGCTTCGATCGTGTTGTCCACCCCTTCGTGAAGTA
Above is a window of Acetomicrobium sp. S15 = DSM 107314 DNA encoding:
- a CDS encoding TRAP transporter small permease subunit; translation: MNVIVRYLTTFSFSFSEELLVNLFVWITMLGASIVA